A window of Reinekea marina contains these coding sequences:
- the flgC gene encoding flagellar basal body rod protein FlgC — MSLGNIFDISGSGMNAQSIRLNTTASNLANAQSVSSSIEDTYRARKPVFQQLHASYVDRDLVPVDLAHDVGSGVKVQAIVEKQDPLDIRFDPTHPMADEDGYVYYPNVNVVEEMADMMSASRSFTVNVEVFNTAKTLMQKTLTLGK; from the coding sequence ATGAGCTTAGGAAATATTTTCGACATTTCAGGGTCGGGCATGAATGCCCAGTCGATTCGCTTAAATACGACGGCCAGTAACCTTGCAAACGCTCAATCGGTGAGCTCTAGTATTGAAGACACGTACCGCGCACGTAAGCCCGTATTTCAGCAACTTCACGCTTCCTATGTCGACCGTGATCTAGTGCCGGTAGATTTAGCTCACGATGTTGGCAGCGGAGTCAAAGTGCAAGCCATTGTGGAAAAACAAGATCCACTGGATATTCGATTTGATCCAACGCACCCAATGGCCGATGAAGACGGTTATGTGTATTACCCAAACGTCAACGTAGTTGAGGAAATGGCCGATATGATGTCTGCCTCACGCTCTTTTACTGTCAACGTTGAAGTGTTTAATACGGCTAAAACCTTGATGCAAAAAACCTTAACGTTGGGCAAATAG
- a CDS encoding flagellar hook assembly protein FlgD, with product MTDINNNVTNVLGSNYSKDRNATETPDNGELGKSEFLELMIAQLNNQNPLEPQDNGQFIAELAQFSTVEGIQNMSSGFEDLAVSYKSSQALQASALVGGAVTIDGNQSSTLRHGELVFGMAEIPAASEGLTLQITNETGQIVESVALGYQPNGQLTFKWDGANLEVNGEIADIDYDKFQTDENGNIIPHPAGNYDFQVSGSVLGQQQVFDTSLSQRVDSVTIGDNNDIQLNLAGGGSATMAQVKQINAVY from the coding sequence ATGACCGACATTAACAACAACGTTACCAATGTGTTGGGCAGTAATTACAGTAAAGATCGTAATGCCACAGAAACGCCAGACAACGGCGAGTTAGGTAAGAGTGAATTCTTAGAATTAATGATTGCTCAGCTTAACAATCAAAACCCGCTTGAGCCTCAAGATAACGGCCAGTTTATTGCCGAGCTCGCTCAATTTTCAACCGTGGAAGGCATTCAAAATATGTCCTCTGGTTTTGAAGATTTAGCGGTGTCCTATAAATCATCGCAAGCTTTGCAAGCAAGCGCCCTTGTGGGAGGTGCTGTAACCATTGATGGAAATCAATCCAGTACCTTGCGGCACGGTGAATTGGTGTTTGGTATGGCTGAGATCCCTGCGGCATCAGAAGGTTTAACGTTACAAATTACCAACGAGACTGGGCAAATAGTAGAAAGCGTTGCGTTAGGTTATCAGCCAAATGGTCAGTTAACGTTTAAATGGGATGGTGCGAATTTAGAAGTGAACGGTGAAATTGCAGACATCGATTACGATAAATTCCAGACCGATGAAAACGGCAACATTATTCCGCATCCCGCCGGTAACTATGATTTTCAAGTGAGCGGAAGCGTGCTTGGACAACAGCAAGTATTTGATACCAGTTTATCGCAGCGTGTCGATTCGGTCACGATTGGTGATAACAACGATATTCAATTGAATTTAGCCGGTGGTGGCTCTGCAACCATGGCGCAAGTTAAGCAAATTAATGCAGTTTATTAA
- a CDS encoding flagellar hook-basal body complex protein: MSFGSGLSGVAAANKDLNITGNNIANASTTGFKASRAEFGDAYTTSIMGMGQDPIGSGVNVTNVGQKFEQGNISQTNSVLDLAIDGNGFFVTEYPNNSVTYTRSGIFHVNKQGFIESNQGAVLQGYGVDQNGIVTGILQDLRVDAGNQPPRGTHTIDARLNVPAGAQVLQQIGSTTRTNGLAVGVAQVGPSDDVTTTLDSISYPTTAGTPAQIVGGAIGFTGTTPGINFPWQPNASEASSTLDFTLQGPNINGGLNPLTVTIQPFTDTVIYDDVDDLVSSINANINGDPDLAGKVQAVANSFGGITFETAGPYATDGTAIIGIVNNVNSLSDRNYLNFGSHGITLAGDAASGLNITAVNTGTTLTSRIDLDSLDSTSPFYDDPTVAGSNMVFNANVGGTVYSNQSFTYNPAGYASQAAFVADLNAQVAGGIGTEGSFQLNANRLEFVVTAGGSLGPTNVSFTSVSSTTTSSVGMNELGMTANSSFAPIQTLGQVQNNQLDFSVDGAPAVTVTLTGTNHLDADSLVADINAQIAATSAALDAAVTAYHVGGVLHFARIDTTTAGDTLSVTSNSATSDTYLGISSTTSLITPEPFSPIAGTDLFANNGFIDLSSDPGSNATVQGNNTSGLTFTDFVPGTATELTGAPIPAGAIANGDDGLSINFTVNLGGDSQPGTLIVPAGGWANIAALATDLENEINAQYVGTYGPNAVTITTNASRLVITSNDMGIGPQTISFTPSTSTASTSVVNFGIATTSVPAPTTVLGSPDVPFDNQIEISLDGGTAQRITIPQGTYTTNNELVDQINSLIASNPTLSGEVNVSHVNGRLIFERADTGAFPLDIDVSGTTASQANFGLTSTTKTLGEEPIDRTHSFRVNLAVPLPDEEGRSGSVAISLEEKIYSVDQLAAAINRELAAVPEDEYIGVRAVVGRDADDNEVLQFMATEGGEASQISITNVQAPGDDLDVNALHALLQADQYEAELLTIGEPAITNGYPEQSFVIYDEANDERTNVTIPEGTQASEIASQLSSYAGVTATAETNLTLRAEDYVNGGDMNLYINGQVITANDFQGIVDEINSYSGTSLNSISADLNADTGNIEITSSIGIDISVSIETTNDLDGLTIQGYTSTAPVTLGRGVDAETNARVGGYVDIVLNEGITMIEPDPRVAGLFNGLNDASFEPFVINEFDPDDPESYNETASLTVYDSLGNQHQLQMYYVKDPDDPVRPQALNSWTVYALIDGEPIGDPDASLPFPQNIEPTHASFKLHFNADGTIDEENTGEFLISNWDPVDSEGNGNGAYTSLNVAEGGVSPVPDPNTNSNFSISFGGTTQYGGPFARYDFQQDGYSSGRLKDLEINDDGTIFARYTNGEAQVLGQVALASFANMEGLTPVGQTEWQESFESGDATIGEAGTGLLGTLRSAALEDSTVDLSEQLVHLIIAQRNYQASAKTIETANAVTQTIINLR, from the coding sequence ATGAGTTTCGGTTCAGGATTAAGCGGTGTAGCCGCAGCCAACAAAGACTTAAATATCACCGGTAATAACATCGCCAACGCAAGCACGACCGGCTTTAAAGCCAGTCGAGCCGAATTTGGTGATGCCTATACCACTTCCATCATGGGCATGGGTCAAGACCCGATTGGTTCCGGTGTTAATGTAACCAATGTCGGGCAAAAATTTGAGCAAGGTAATATTTCGCAAACCAATTCTGTGCTCGATTTAGCGATCGACGGAAACGGTTTTTTTGTGACCGAGTACCCTAATAATTCAGTGACTTATACACGATCAGGTATCTTTCACGTTAATAAGCAAGGCTTTATTGAAAGTAATCAAGGCGCCGTGTTGCAGGGCTATGGTGTAGATCAAAATGGAATTGTAACGGGTATTTTGCAAGACTTACGTGTAGATGCTGGTAACCAACCACCCCGTGGTACCCATACTATTGATGCGCGTTTAAATGTACCCGCGGGTGCTCAAGTGTTGCAACAAATTGGCTCTACCACTCGCACCAATGGTTTAGCTGTTGGGGTTGCTCAAGTTGGGCCTTCGGATGATGTGACCACCACACTAGATTCAATCAGTTACCCAACCACTGCCGGTACGCCTGCGCAAATCGTGGGTGGTGCCATTGGCTTTACAGGAACAACACCGGGTATAAACTTTCCTTGGCAGCCCAATGCTTCAGAAGCGTCATCTACGTTAGATTTTACACTGCAGGGGCCCAACATAAATGGTGGGTTAAATCCTTTAACCGTTACCATTCAGCCATTCACCGATACCGTAATATATGACGATGTCGATGATTTAGTCTCATCGATCAATGCGAATATCAATGGCGACCCTGATTTAGCGGGCAAAGTTCAAGCGGTAGCGAATAGCTTCGGTGGTATCACCTTTGAAACTGCAGGTCCTTATGCTACAGATGGCACTGCGATCATTGGCATTGTGAATAACGTGAATAGTTTATCTGATCGTAACTATTTAAACTTCGGTTCCCATGGTATTACTTTGGCGGGTGATGCTGCTTCGGGATTAAACATTACAGCAGTCAATACAGGAACCACGCTTACAAGTCGCATTGATTTAGATTCTCTCGATTCCACAAGCCCATTTTACGATGATCCAACAGTTGCCGGCTCTAATATGGTGTTTAATGCCAATGTCGGTGGCACCGTATACTCGAATCAATCTTTTACATATAACCCTGCAGGTTATGCTTCACAAGCGGCGTTTGTTGCAGATTTAAACGCACAAGTAGCGGGTGGTATAGGGACTGAAGGTTCATTCCAGTTGAACGCTAACCGATTGGAGTTTGTAGTAACGGCTGGGGGCAGTTTAGGCCCTACCAATGTCTCATTTACGAGCGTCAGTTCAACCACCACCAGCTCAGTTGGCATGAATGAACTAGGTATGACAGCTAACTCTTCATTCGCGCCGATTCAAACCTTAGGTCAAGTGCAAAACAACCAACTAGATTTCTCGGTTGATGGTGCTCCTGCAGTGACCGTAACTTTGACAGGGACTAATCACTTAGATGCGGATTCGCTCGTTGCCGATATTAATGCTCAGATTGCTGCCACTTCGGCAGCGCTTGACGCCGCGGTAACGGCCTATCATGTCGGTGGAGTCCTACATTTTGCAAGAATCGATACTACAACGGCTGGTGATACTTTAAGTGTAACGTCGAATTCTGCCACATCGGATACTTACTTAGGAATCAGCTCGACTACGTCCTTGATTACACCTGAGCCTTTCTCTCCGATAGCCGGTACTGACTTATTCGCAAATAATGGCTTTATAGATTTATCAAGCGATCCAGGCAGTAATGCAACTGTACAGGGTAATAATACCTCTGGACTCACCTTTACTGATTTTGTTCCAGGGACAGCAACCGAGCTTACAGGTGCTCCAATACCAGCAGGCGCAATTGCAAATGGCGATGATGGTTTGTCGATCAACTTTACTGTAAACCTTGGAGGTGATTCGCAACCCGGAACGCTCATTGTACCTGCCGGTGGATGGGCCAACATAGCCGCGCTTGCGACCGATCTTGAAAATGAAATCAACGCACAATATGTGGGGACTTATGGACCTAATGCGGTAACGATTACCACCAATGCAAGCCGTTTGGTGATTACGTCCAATGATATGGGCATTGGACCACAAACAATTTCGTTTACGCCATCGACCTCTACGGCATCTACTTCAGTCGTAAACTTTGGTATTGCTACAACATCGGTGCCTGCACCAACCACGGTGTTAGGTAGTCCAGACGTTCCGTTTGATAATCAAATTGAAATTTCTTTAGATGGCGGTACTGCACAACGCATTACTATCCCTCAAGGTACCTATACAACGAATAACGAGTTGGTCGACCAGATCAATAGCCTGATTGCCTCTAACCCAACGCTTTCGGGTGAAGTCAATGTGTCGCATGTTAACGGTCGCCTTATTTTCGAACGTGCCGATACAGGTGCCTTCCCATTAGACATTGATGTTTCGGGTACAACGGCTTCTCAGGCTAACTTTGGTTTAACCAGTACAACTAAAACCTTAGGTGAAGAGCCAATTGATCGCACCCATTCATTCCGTGTGAACTTAGCCGTTCCATTGCCGGATGAAGAAGGGCGCTCGGGTTCAGTGGCCATTTCGTTAGAAGAAAAAATATACTCTGTCGATCAACTTGCCGCGGCCATTAACCGTGAATTAGCGGCGGTACCAGAAGACGAATACATTGGCGTTAGGGCGGTCGTTGGGCGTGATGCAGACGACAACGAAGTCCTGCAGTTTATGGCAACAGAAGGCGGCGAAGCGTCACAAATTTCCATTACCAATGTGCAAGCGCCGGGCGATGATTTAGATGTCAACGCGCTGCATGCTTTGCTGCAAGCCGACCAATATGAAGCTGAGTTGTTGACTATAGGTGAGCCGGCTATAACCAACGGTTATCCGGAGCAGAGTTTTGTCATTTATGATGAAGCAAATGACGAGCGTACAAATGTTACTATCCCAGAAGGAACGCAAGCATCCGAGATTGCCAGTCAATTAAGTTCCTATGCAGGAGTGACCGCAACCGCTGAAACTAACCTTACCCTACGCGCCGAAGATTACGTTAACGGTGGCGATATGAATTTATACATAAATGGGCAAGTGATTACTGCAAACGATTTCCAAGGCATCGTGGATGAGATTAATTCATACTCTGGAACTTCGCTCAATAGTATCAGTGCCGATCTAAATGCAGATACTGGAAATATTGAAATCACCTCAAGTATCGGTATTGATATCTCAGTTTCTATTGAAACAACCAACGATTTAGATGGTTTGACAATTCAAGGCTACACCAGCACGGCACCGGTGACTCTAGGCCGAGGCGTGGACGCAGAAACTAACGCACGCGTGGGCGGCTATGTTGATATCGTATTGAACGAAGGCATTACCATGATCGAGCCAGACCCACGTGTGGCAGGCTTGTTCAATGGTTTAAACGATGCCAGCTTTGAACCGTTTGTGATTAATGAGTTTGATCCTGATGATCCTGAATCCTACAACGAAACTGCATCGTTAACGGTTTACGATTCGTTAGGTAACCAGCATCAATTACAAATGTACTACGTGAAAGACCCTGATGACCCGGTGCGCCCACAAGCGTTAAACAGTTGGACGGTTTATGCGTTAATTGATGGTGAGCCAATTGGTGATCCGGATGCGTCATTGCCGTTCCCTCAAAACATTGAGCCAACGCATGCATCATTTAAACTGCACTTTAATGCCGATGGCACCATCGATGAAGAAAACACGGGTGAGTTCTTAATCTCGAATTGGGACCCTGTGGATTCTGAAGGAAATGGAAACGGTGCTTACACATCACTTAATGTGGCAGAAGGGGGTGTTTCACCCGTACCCGATCCGAACACGAACTCGAACTTTTCGATTTCATTTGGTGGAACGACACAATACGGTGGTCCTTTTGCTCGTTACGATTTTCAGCAAGATGGCTATTCAAGTGGCCGACTCAAAGACTTAGAGATCAATGACGACGGAACCATATTCGCACGTTACACCAATGGTGAAGCACAAGTACTTGGGCAAGTCGCATTGGCCTCTTTTGCCAACATGGAAGGGTTAACACCTGTTGGCCAAACGGAGTGGCAAGAAAGCTTTGAATCGGGCGATGCCACCATTGGTGAAGCCGGAACAGGCTTGCTTGGCACACTTCGATCGGCCGCACTCGAAGACTCGACTGTCGACTTATCGGAACAACTGGTTCATTTGATCATCGCACAACGGAACTACCAGGCCAGTGCGAAGACGATTGAGACAGCGAATGCCGTAACGCAAACGATTATTAATTTGAGGTAG
- a CDS encoding flagellar basal body rod protein FlgF, whose product MDRAIYIAMTGAKNNMLSQTSHSNNMANARTYGFKADWAQARAIPVWGEHHPSRAFALTERPASDFNDGALIETGNELDTAITGDGFFATLDANGQEAYSRRGDFSVTPLGELINGSGQPILGEGGPIVLPPYQKVEIGTDGVISIRPPGAGPQGMIAVDTLKIVNPDFQNFEKGTDGLFRPVQGPAVLPADPLMTVITGFVEGSNVNSVAELTNLLSLNRQYETQVKMMKTADDMSRSSERVLQMS is encoded by the coding sequence ATGGATCGTGCGATATATATTGCGATGACCGGTGCGAAGAACAACATGCTTTCGCAAACCTCTCATTCGAACAACATGGCGAATGCTCGTACCTATGGTTTTAAAGCCGACTGGGCGCAAGCGCGTGCTATTCCTGTTTGGGGTGAGCACCATCCTTCACGCGCCTTTGCTTTAACCGAACGTCCTGCTTCCGATTTTAACGATGGTGCATTGATAGAAACCGGCAACGAGCTAGATACCGCTATCACTGGCGATGGTTTCTTTGCCACTCTCGATGCCAACGGGCAAGAAGCTTATTCGCGTCGAGGTGATTTTTCCGTCACACCATTGGGTGAACTGATCAATGGCAGTGGTCAGCCTATTTTAGGCGAGGGCGGTCCTATTGTTTTACCTCCTTATCAAAAAGTAGAAATAGGGACCGATGGTGTTATTTCTATTCGCCCGCCAGGTGCAGGGCCTCAAGGCATGATTGCGGTTGATACCTTAAAAATAGTAAACCCTGATTTTCAAAATTTTGAAAAAGGCACAGACGGTTTATTCCGCCCTGTGCAAGGGCCAGCCGTCTTACCAGCCGATCCATTGATGACCGTGATCACGGGGTTTGTTGAAGGCAGTAACGTGAACTCCGTTGCTGAGCTGACCAATTTATTATCGCTCAATCGTCAATACGAAACACAAGTGAAGATGATGAAAACCGCCGACGACATGTCACGTTCATCTGAACGTGTGTTGCAAATGAGTTAA
- the flgG gene encoding flagellar basal-body rod protein FlgG has product MHKALWVGKTGLEAQDISLATISNNMANASTTGFKKERAVFEDLIYQVQRQPGAQSSQNTQLPSGLQLGTGVRTVGTQKVFMQGDLNMTEQPLDMAINGRGFFQILMPDGTISYTRDGTFHLDSEGNVVTANGYPLEPNIQVPEQTKTITVGTDGIVSAVSEGDNLPVEIGNVEVVDFVNSAGLQAIGNNLYLETAASGAPAVGVPSLDGFGSIVQGALENSNVTIVEEMVDMIATQRAYEMNSKVVSTADQMLGFITSNL; this is encoded by the coding sequence ATGCATAAGGCACTTTGGGTTGGTAAAACCGGCTTAGAAGCACAAGATATTTCACTCGCTACTATTTCAAATAATATGGCGAACGCTTCCACAACAGGCTTTAAAAAAGAGCGTGCGGTATTTGAAGATTTAATCTACCAGGTGCAGCGTCAGCCGGGTGCGCAAAGCTCGCAAAATACTCAGCTTCCTTCAGGCCTACAATTAGGTACGGGTGTGCGAACGGTTGGTACGCAAAAAGTATTTATGCAAGGTGATTTAAATATGACCGAGCAACCACTCGATATGGCAATAAATGGGCGGGGATTTTTTCAAATATTAATGCCAGATGGCACCATCAGCTACACCCGAGATGGTACTTTCCATTTAGATTCTGAAGGCAATGTGGTGACGGCAAACGGCTACCCACTAGAGCCAAACATTCAAGTACCCGAGCAAACCAAAACCATCACAGTAGGTACCGATGGCATCGTATCTGCAGTTTCAGAAGGCGATAACTTACCCGTAGAAATTGGCAACGTAGAAGTGGTCGATTTTGTAAACTCGGCTGGTTTGCAAGCTATTGGGAATAACCTTTATTTAGAAACGGCTGCCAGCGGTGCGCCAGCGGTTGGTGTACCAAGTTTGGATGGCTTTGGCTCTATTGTTCAAGGCGCATTGGAAAATTCGAACGTGACCATTGTAGAAGAAATGGTTGATATGATCGCAACGCAGCGCGCCTATGAAATGAACTCGAAAGTAGTGAGTACCGCCGACCAAATGCTCGGTTTCATTACGTCGAATTTGTAA
- the flgH gene encoding flagellar basal body L-ring protein FlgH, translating into MTHLKIVMVVIAALLVSACGGMQISSLPQAPKPGDPEFAPVPSESLRPPPNSGGSLFVDNYGISLYGDKKARRVGDIITVVLSESTQGKKSSQSKTSKSSNATLTAPVLGGGDPIEALSGTIGGDRSFSGKGDADQSNSLSGNITVTVSEVLPNGVLRVRGEKWITLNTGAEFIRIQGMLRPDDINLDNTVESQKLADARITYSGAGAVASAAKQGWLTAFVNSSWFPF; encoded by the coding sequence ATGACTCATCTTAAAATTGTAATGGTAGTGATCGCCGCTTTGTTGGTATCGGCTTGTGGCGGGATGCAAATTTCTTCACTGCCGCAAGCGCCAAAGCCGGGTGATCCAGAATTCGCGCCGGTACCGTCTGAATCTTTACGACCACCTCCGAATTCTGGCGGCTCTTTATTCGTCGATAATTATGGTATAAGCCTATACGGCGATAAAAAAGCTCGCCGAGTCGGTGACATTATTACGGTTGTTTTATCTGAAAGTACGCAAGGTAAAAAGTCATCGCAATCTAAAACCAGTAAGTCATCAAACGCTACTTTGACAGCGCCTGTATTAGGCGGAGGCGATCCAATAGAGGCGCTCAGTGGCACCATTGGAGGCGATCGTAGTTTTTCAGGTAAAGGCGATGCCGATCAATCGAACTCTTTAAGCGGTAACATCACTGTGACCGTATCAGAAGTGTTACCCAACGGCGTCTTGCGAGTTAGGGGCGAGAAGTGGATCACCCTAAATACCGGTGCTGAGTTTATTCGTATTCAAGGCATGTTGCGCCCTGACGACATTAACTTAGACAACACCGTAGAAAGCCAAAAGTTAGCCGACGCTCGCATTACCTACAGTGGCGCAGGCGCTGTGGCCAGTGCAGCCAAACAAGGTTGGCTAACGGCCTTTGTTAATTCATCTTGGTTTCCATTTTAG